A genomic stretch from Corynebacterium terpenotabidum Y-11 includes:
- the aceE gene encoding pyruvate dehydrogenase (acetyl-transferring), homodimeric type, whose protein sequence is MSPAHNSNFGNIRDGVASYLRDADPDETQEWMDSLDGLLSEAGPDRARYLMLRMLERASAQRVSLPPLLSTDYVNTIPTAMEPEFPGDEAMEKRYRRWMRWNAAIMVHRAQRPGIGVGGHISTYASAAALYEVGFNHFFRGKDHPGGGDHIFYQGHASPGMYARAFLEGRLSEEDMDGFRQEKSRPDHGMPSYPHPHGMPEFWEFPTVSMGLGPMDAIYQARFNRYLHDRGIKDTSDQQVWAFLGDGEMDEPEARGLIQQAAVNNLDNLTFVVNCNLQRLDGPVRGNTKIIQELESFFRGAGWNVIKVVWAREWDQLLEKDRDGHLVHIMNTTTDGDFQTFKGKDGAYVREFFFQQDPETAKLVEGWTDEEIFALRRGGHDYRKIYAAYQRALETKDQPTVILAHTIKGYGLGHNFEGRNATHQMKKLTLDDLKRFRDKQEIPISDEELEADPKAPPYYNPGPDSPEIQYMLERRKALGGPLPERRVNYTPLKTPGVELMAPVLKGSGKQKVATTMALVRTLKELMVDPEIEKRLVPIIPDEARTFGMDSWFPTLKIYNPHGQNYTPVDADLMLSYKEATDGHIMHEGINEAGSVAEFIAAGSSYATHGEPMIPLYIFYAMFGFQRTGDSIWAAADQMARGFLIGATSGATTLTGEGLQHMDGHSPVLASTNPSVVSWDPAFGFEVAHIVRDGIRRMYGEGSGPDGKGENVIYYMTVYNEPVEQPAVPADLDLAGLLKGIYLYSPADRLVGTGAESSGDIGPAPESDLEATILASGVGMTEAIKAKVILREQFGVNTALYSVPAWTELAREGRSLDLDELRYPDGVIPKPYVTQVLEKAQGPFIGVTDFTRSVPEMIRPYVPGEYTTLGCDGFGFSDTRAAARRFFNSDAESIVVAVLSALARDHRLSWDTVKQAAEDFNLNDPTKA, encoded by the coding sequence ATGAGTCCCGCCCACAACAGCAACTTCGGAAATATCCGCGACGGCGTCGCGTCATATCTCCGGGACGCCGACCCCGATGAGACCCAGGAATGGATGGACTCGCTCGACGGACTCCTTTCCGAGGCCGGCCCCGACCGCGCGCGCTACCTGATGCTCAGAATGTTGGAGCGGGCGTCCGCTCAGCGGGTGTCCCTGCCGCCGCTGCTGTCCACCGACTACGTCAACACCATCCCCACCGCGATGGAGCCGGAGTTCCCGGGGGACGAGGCCATGGAGAAGCGCTACCGCCGCTGGATGCGGTGGAACGCCGCGATCATGGTGCACCGGGCGCAGCGCCCCGGCATCGGCGTCGGCGGCCACATCTCCACCTACGCCTCGGCCGCCGCACTCTACGAGGTCGGCTTCAACCACTTCTTCCGCGGAAAAGACCACCCGGGCGGCGGTGACCATATCTTCTACCAGGGGCACGCCTCCCCCGGCATGTACGCCCGCGCCTTCCTCGAAGGGCGCCTCTCCGAAGAGGACATGGACGGTTTCCGGCAGGAGAAGTCCCGGCCCGACCACGGCATGCCCTCCTACCCGCACCCGCACGGGATGCCGGAATTCTGGGAGTTCCCGACCGTCTCAATGGGCCTGGGCCCGATGGATGCGATCTACCAGGCCCGGTTCAACCGCTACCTTCACGACCGTGGCATCAAGGACACCTCCGACCAGCAAGTCTGGGCCTTCCTCGGCGACGGCGAGATGGATGAACCGGAGGCCCGCGGTCTGATCCAGCAGGCTGCGGTGAACAACCTCGACAACCTCACCTTCGTCGTCAACTGCAACCTGCAGCGTCTCGACGGTCCGGTCCGCGGCAACACGAAGATCATCCAGGAGCTGGAGAGTTTCTTCCGCGGCGCCGGGTGGAACGTCATCAAGGTGGTCTGGGCCCGCGAGTGGGACCAGTTGCTGGAGAAGGACCGGGACGGTCACCTCGTCCACATCATGAACACCACCACCGACGGTGACTTCCAGACCTTCAAGGGCAAGGACGGCGCCTACGTCCGCGAGTTCTTCTTCCAGCAGGATCCGGAGACCGCGAAGCTGGTCGAAGGGTGGACGGACGAGGAGATCTTCGCCCTGCGCCGCGGCGGTCACGACTACCGCAAGATCTACGCCGCCTATCAGCGTGCCTTGGAGACCAAGGACCAGCCGACCGTCATCCTGGCGCACACCATCAAGGGCTACGGTCTGGGCCACAACTTCGAGGGACGCAACGCGACCCACCAGATGAAGAAGCTGACCCTGGATGACCTGAAGCGGTTCCGGGACAAGCAGGAGATCCCGATCTCCGACGAGGAGCTGGAGGCCGACCCCAAGGCTCCGCCGTACTACAACCCGGGCCCGGACTCCCCCGAGATCCAGTACATGCTGGAACGGCGGAAGGCCCTCGGTGGCCCGCTGCCGGAGCGTCGGGTGAACTACACACCGCTGAAGACCCCTGGTGTCGAGCTGATGGCGCCGGTGCTCAAGGGCTCGGGCAAGCAGAAGGTCGCCACCACCATGGCTCTGGTCCGCACGCTCAAGGAGCTCATGGTCGACCCGGAGATCGAGAAGCGTCTCGTCCCGATCATCCCGGACGAGGCCCGGACCTTCGGCATGGACTCCTGGTTCCCCACGCTGAAGATCTACAACCCGCACGGGCAGAACTACACCCCGGTGGACGCCGACCTCATGCTCTCGTACAAGGAGGCCACCGACGGCCACATCATGCACGAGGGCATCAATGAGGCCGGTTCCGTCGCCGAGTTCATCGCCGCCGGCTCCTCCTACGCCACCCACGGCGAGCCGATGATCCCGCTGTACATCTTCTACGCGATGTTCGGTTTCCAGCGCACCGGCGACTCAATCTGGGCCGCCGCCGACCAGATGGCCCGCGGCTTCCTCATCGGTGCGACCTCCGGTGCCACCACGCTGACCGGTGAGGGTCTGCAGCACATGGACGGCCACTCCCCCGTCCTCGCGTCGACGAACCCCTCGGTCGTGTCCTGGGACCCCGCCTTCGGTTTCGAGGTCGCCCACATCGTCCGCGACGGTATCCGGCGCATGTACGGCGAAGGGTCCGGCCCCGACGGCAAGGGGGAGAACGTCATCTACTACATGACCGTCTACAACGAGCCGGTGGAGCAGCCGGCCGTTCCGGCGGATCTGGACCTCGCAGGCCTCCTCAAGGGCATCTACCTGTACTCCCCGGCGGACCGGCTGGTCGGTACCGGCGCCGAATCCTCCGGCGATATCGGACCTGCCCCTGAGTCCGACCTGGAGGCGACGATCCTGGCGTCCGGTGTGGGGATGACCGAGGCGATCAAGGCGAAGGTGATCCTCCGCGAACAGTTCGGTGTGAATACGGCACTGTACTCGGTGCCCGCCTGGACGGAACTGGCACGGGAGGGACGCAGCCTTGATCTCGATGAGCTGCGCTACCCGGACGGCGTCATCCCGAAGCCGTACGTCACTCAGGTCC